A stretch of Mastacembelus armatus chromosome 1, fMasArm1.2, whole genome shotgun sequence DNA encodes these proteins:
- the pus10 gene encoding tRNA pseudouridine synthase Pus10 isoform X2 translates to MQGLVAKQLGGVAVVTKSAFEVGVEFTHPETDADCHFLASACPDCFKPTKNKQSVFTRMAVVKALEKISDAKFLKHYPCPPTQPTSSCSPQDVQCLHTSVFVAGRYNKFSRSLPQTPWLIDGERRMESSVEELIAAPLLAAFRADGFNFSSSGREDVDVRTLGNGRPFAMELLKPHKSRFNRAEMKQLQETINVSSDKIRVRDLQIVTREAMSRMKEGEEEKTKSYTALIWTQKPIQREDIIFIDDIKDLTLDQKTPLRVLHRRALAVRQRVIHSMNARFLDPHHFYLGLKTQAGTYIKEFVHGDFGRTKPNLCELLKTDADILELDVESVDVDWPPAIPE, encoded by the exons ATGCAGGGCCTGGTCGCCAAGCAGCTGGGGGGCGTTGCCGTGGTGACCAAG AGTGCGTTTGAGGTCGGCGTGGAGTTCACTCACCCGGAGACAGACGCTGACTGTCACTTCCT TGCGTCAGCGTGTCCCGACTGCTTCAAACCCACCAAGAACAAACAG TCGGTGTTCACCAGGATGGCAGTGGTCAAAGCTCTGGAAAAGATTTCTGATGCCAAATTTCTGAA acaCTACCCCTGTCCACCGACGCAGCCgaccagcagctgcagccctcAGGACGTCCAGTGTCTCCACACGTCGGTCTTCGTAGCAG GGAGATACAACAAGTTCAGCCGCAGCCTCCCTCAGACTCCCTGGCTGATCGATGGGGAAAGGAGGATGGAGTCGTCGGTGGAGGAGCTGATCGCGGCGCCGCTGCTCGCTGCCTTCAGGGCCGACG GTTTTAATTTCTCCTCTTCTGGCAGGGAGGACGTGGATGTCCGGACCCTTGGAAACG GTCGTCCCTTTGCGATGGAGCTGCTGAAACCTCACAAATCCAGATTCAACAGGGCGGagatgaagcagctgcaggag ACCATTAACGTGTCTTCAGACAAAATCCGAGTCAGAGACCTGCAGATCGTTACCAG agaggccATGAGTCGGATGAAGGAGGGCGAGGAGGAGAAAACCAAGTCGTACACGGCGCTGATCTGGACCCAGAAACCCATTCAGAGAGAAGACATCATCTTCATTGACGACATCAAG GACCTGACTCTGGATCAGAAGACTCCTCTGAGGGTTTTGCACCGTCGGGCACTGGCCGTCCGACAGCGAGTGATCCACAGCATGAACGCCCGCTTCCTGGACCCACATCACTTCTACCTGGGACTGAAGACACAGGCCGGGAC GTACATCAAGGAGTTTGTCCACGGAGACTTCGGTCGCACCAAACCCAACCTGTGCGAGCTGCTGAAGACGGACGCCGACATCCTGGAGCTGGACGTGGAG TCTGTAGATGTGGACTGGCCTCCTGCGATACCAGAGTGA
- the akt3b gene encoding RAC-gamma serine/threonine-protein kinase: MSDQNVVKEGWVQKRGEYIKNWRPRYFLLKTDGSFIGYKDKPQDSDLAYPLNNFSVAKCQLMKTERPKPNTFIIRCLQWTTVIERTFHVDTPDERDEWAEAIQMVAESLAKQEEEGILCSPTSQIENVNEEEMDTSISHYKRKTMNDFDYLKLLGKGTFGKVILVREKASGTYYAMKILKKEVIIAKDEVAHTLTESRVLKNTRHPFLTSLKYSFQTKDRLCFVMEYVNGGELFFHLSRERVFSEDRTRFYGAEIVSALDYLHSAKIVYRDLKLENLMLDKDGHIKITDFGLCKEGITDTATMKTFCGTPEYLAPEVLEDNDYGRAVDWWGLGVVTYEMMCGRLPFYNQDHEKLFELILMEEIKFPRTLSADAKSLLSGLLIKDPNKRLGGGPDDAKEIMRHSFFGTVDWQDVYDKKLVPPFQPQVSSETDTRYFDEEFTAQTITITPPEKYDEDGMDAADNERRPHFPQFSYSASGRE; the protein is encoded by the exons ATGAGCGACCAGAACGTCGTCAAGGAAGGCTGGGTCCAGAAAAGAG GTGAGTACATCAAGAACTGGCGACCGCGCTACTTTCTGCTGAAGACGGACGGCTCTTTCATCGGCTACAAGGACAAGCCACAGGACTCTGACCTGGCCTACCCGCTCAACAACTTCTCTGTAGCAA AGTGTCAGCTGATGAAGACGGAGCGGCCCAAGCCAAACACCTTCATCATCCGCTGTCTGCAGTGGACCACCGTCATCGAGAGGACTTTTCACGTTGACACTCCTGATGAAAG GGACGAGTGGGCCGAGGCCATCCAGATGGTAGCAGAGTCACTGGccaaacaggaggaggagggcatcCTTTGCAGCCCCACCTCCCAGATCGAGAACGTCAACGAGGAGGAGATGGACACCTCCATCAGCCACTACAAACGAAAG ACAATGAATGACTTTGACTATCTGAAGCTTCTGGGCAAAGGCACTTTTGGGAAAGTCATTCTGGTGAGGGAGAAGGCGAGCGGCACCTACTACGCCATGAAGATCCTGAAGAAGGAAGTTATTATAGCCAAG GATGAAGttgctcacacactcacagaaagTAGGGTATTAAAAAACACTCGACATCCATTCCTAACT TCTCTGAAGTACTCGTTCCAGACGAAGGATCGGCTGTGCTTTGTAATGGAGTACGTCAACGGGGGAGAG CTGTTTTTCCACCTGTCAAGGGAAAGAGTTTTTTCTGAGGACCGCACCCGTTTCTATGGCGCTGAGATCGTCTCTGCTTTAGACTACCTGCATTCGGCCAAGATCGTGTACCGGGATCTGAAG CTGGAGAACCTCATGTTGGACAAAGACGGCCACATCAAGATCACAGACTTTGGCCTCTGCAAAGAAGGCATCACTGACACTGCCACCATGAAGACCTTCTGTGGAACACCGGAGTACCTGGCtcctgag GTGTTGGAGGACAATGACTACGGACGGGCGGTGGACTGGTGGGGTTTGGGCGTGGTGACGTACGAGATGATGTGCGGCCGCCTGCCGTTCTACAACCAGGACCACGAGAAGCTGTTCGAGCTGATCCTCATGGAGGAGATCAAGTTCCCACGGACCCTGTCGGCCGACGCCAAGTCGCTGCTGTCGGGGCTGCTCATCAAGGACCCCAACAAACG GCTGGGCGGCGGACCGGATGACGCTAAGGAGATCATGCGACACAGTTTCTTTGGCACAGTCGACTGGCAGGATGTCTACGACAAGAAG CTGGTCCCGCCCTTCCAGCCCCAGGTCAGCTCGGAGACGGACACACGCTACTTCGACGAGGAGTTCACAGCACAGACCATCACCATCACTCCGCCGGAGAAAT aTGACGAGGACGGGATGGACGCGGCGGACAACGAGCGACGGCCTCATTTCCCACAGTTCTCCTACTCAGCCAGCGGGCGGGAGTGA